The following coding sequences are from one Halorubrum sp. BOL3-1 window:
- a CDS encoding tetrahydrofolate dehydrogenase/cyclohydrolase catalytic domain-containing protein, protein MTETIDGEAVAADVREAVAGEVARLSDAGVEPGLATVLMSDDPASETYVSMKQRDCEAVGIESVRVEIDADAPAEELYETIDDLNDRDDVHGILVQLPLPDHVDERTVLRRIDPEKDVDGFHPENVGRLVAGDARFKPCTPHGVQKLLDAYDVETEGADAVVVGRSDIVGKPMANLLLQKDPVGNATTTVCHSRTEDLEAKLADADIVVAAVGIPGFVDGSALKEGATVVDVGINRVDADTEKGYELVGDVDSESAGEVAGAITPVPGGVGPMTRAMLLYNTVKAAGLQRDVDVELE, encoded by the coding sequence ATGACCGAGACAATCGACGGGGAAGCGGTCGCGGCCGACGTGCGCGAGGCGGTCGCCGGCGAGGTGGCGCGGCTGTCCGACGCCGGGGTCGAGCCGGGGCTGGCTACGGTGCTGATGAGCGACGACCCGGCCAGCGAGACCTACGTCTCGATGAAACAGCGCGACTGCGAGGCGGTCGGCATCGAGAGCGTCCGCGTCGAGATCGACGCCGACGCGCCCGCCGAGGAGCTGTACGAGACGATAGACGACCTCAACGACCGCGACGACGTTCACGGAATTCTCGTCCAGCTGCCGCTGCCGGACCACGTCGACGAGCGGACCGTCCTCCGGCGGATCGACCCCGAGAAGGACGTCGACGGCTTCCACCCGGAGAACGTCGGCCGACTGGTCGCGGGCGACGCGCGGTTCAAGCCGTGTACCCCCCACGGCGTCCAGAAGCTGCTCGACGCCTACGACGTCGAGACGGAGGGGGCCGACGCGGTCGTCGTCGGCCGCTCCGACATCGTCGGGAAGCCGATGGCGAACCTGCTGCTCCAGAAGGACCCGGTCGGGAACGCGACCACGACGGTCTGTCACTCTCGCACCGAGGACCTGGAGGCGAAGCTGGCGGACGCGGACATCGTCGTCGCGGCCGTCGGGATCCCTGGGTTCGTCGACGGTTCGGCGCTGAAGGAGGGGGCGACCGTGGTCGACGTGGGGATCAATCGGGTCGACGCCGACACGGAGAAGGGGTACGAGCTTGTCGGGGACGTGGACTCCGAGTCCGCCGGCGAGGTCGCGGGGGCGATCACGCCGGTTCCCGGCGGCGTCGGCCCGATGACGCGCGCGATGCTCCTCTACAACACGGTGAAGGCGGCCGGACTCCAGCGCGACGTCGACGTGGAACTGGAGTGA
- a CDS encoding uracil-DNA glycosylase family protein — MDANQTEFENPFGMDPDCENCDGLCGVRDRVVHGYGDVGAEFLVVGTAPTAAAERNGVPFTGDGGGERVQSIFGDLGFVRSAPDAAEPDVRNIFFTNLTRCRHPDREPTDREVDTCEPFLNAEIRMINPQIIVPVGERPLRELAVEYTTRRPDSFDVDAEHATTIRGRGFELVPMKEPDAMTDAEADAFREHMRENVLSRDYRQTKGRRSR; from the coding sequence GTGGACGCGAACCAGACGGAGTTCGAAAACCCGTTCGGGATGGACCCCGACTGCGAGAACTGCGACGGGCTGTGCGGCGTCCGCGACCGCGTCGTCCACGGCTACGGCGATGTCGGCGCCGAGTTCCTCGTGGTCGGGACGGCGCCGACAGCGGCGGCCGAGCGCAACGGCGTTCCCTTCACCGGTGACGGCGGCGGCGAACGTGTTCAGTCGATCTTCGGTGACCTCGGCTTCGTTCGCTCGGCGCCGGACGCCGCGGAACCCGACGTTCGGAACATATTCTTCACGAACCTGACGCGCTGTCGACACCCCGACCGCGAGCCGACCGATCGGGAGGTCGACACCTGCGAACCCTTCCTCAACGCGGAGATACGGATGATAAACCCGCAGATCATCGTACCGGTGGGCGAGCGCCCGCTCCGCGAGCTGGCGGTCGAGTACACGACGCGGCGCCCGGACTCGTTCGACGTCGACGCCGAACACGCGACGACGATCCGCGGACGCGGATTCGAACTCGTGCCGATGAAGGAGCCGGACGCGATGACCGACGCGGAGGCCGACGCGTTCCGCGAGCACATGCGCGAGAACGTGCTGAGCCGCGACTACCGACAGACGAAAGGGCGGCGGAGCCGCTGA
- a CDS encoding succinate dehydrogenase, protein MAERYSSFQKGGRMWLLQRVTAVFLLVVLAFHFFLLHFVHHADEVSFLATSGRMTQLSYYSLMITFLVTATFHGVNGVYNALINQGLTGTKRTVIKWTLVAASVVLIAQGIRTANAWAGIGLY, encoded by the coding sequence ATGGCCGAGCGCTACTCCTCGTTCCAGAAGGGCGGTCGGATGTGGCTGCTCCAGCGGGTCACGGCGGTGTTCCTGCTGGTCGTCTTGGCCTTCCACTTCTTCCTGCTCCACTTCGTCCACCACGCAGACGAGGTGTCGTTCCTCGCGACCTCGGGACGGATGACGCAGCTGAGCTACTACTCGCTGATGATCACGTTCCTCGTGACCGCGACGTTCCACGGGGTTAACGGCGTGTACAACGCTCTTATCAATCAGGGGCTTACCGGCACGAAACGCACCGTGATCAAGTGGACGCTCGTCGCCGCGAGCGTCGTGTTGATCGCGCAGGGAATCCGCACCGCGAACGCGTGGGCGGGTATCGGACTCTACTGA
- a CDS encoding acyltransferase — MTKRHVSLPDGAEAGVRGFIDEVDGRLASDEDTCEVVRDVLVDLHGDRERWEAWQDGESVSRAEQVRLQGYDPCNATLESEYYAEKDEDRFQRSKHLQWLWRQFDATPMADNVAFALRFRQMLGNHLFAECGDDCRFFKGISVTYGHNIEVGDNAVIHDDVHLDDRGKLTIGDRASVSDGVHLYSHDHDIVDQTEVRNFHTIVEDDARVTYDAMVRAGCRIGENSVVGARSVVQGDVPDHHVVVGSPARSVRVKPGWESAAEELEDGRLPDNQDEREIEYELSEDLDRFDEFRRDLRPPDVENPSPPPSDR; from the coding sequence ATGACGAAGCGACACGTGTCCCTACCCGACGGCGCCGAGGCCGGGGTCCGAGGGTTCATCGACGAGGTGGACGGGCGACTCGCCTCGGACGAGGACACCTGCGAGGTCGTCCGCGACGTGCTCGTCGACCTCCACGGCGACCGCGAGCGCTGGGAGGCGTGGCAGGACGGGGAGTCGGTGTCGCGCGCCGAGCAGGTCCGTCTCCAAGGGTACGACCCGTGTAATGCGACGCTGGAATCGGAGTACTACGCGGAGAAAGACGAGGACCGGTTCCAGCGCTCCAAGCACCTCCAGTGGCTCTGGCGACAGTTCGACGCCACGCCGATGGCCGATAACGTCGCGTTCGCGCTTCGGTTCCGACAGATGCTCGGTAACCACCTCTTCGCGGAGTGCGGAGACGACTGCCGCTTTTTCAAGGGGATCTCGGTCACCTACGGTCACAACATCGAGGTCGGCGACAACGCCGTGATCCACGACGACGTCCATCTCGACGACCGCGGGAAGCTCACGATCGGTGACCGCGCGTCCGTCTCCGACGGCGTCCACCTCTACAGCCACGACCACGACATCGTCGATCAGACCGAGGTCCGGAACTTCCACACAATCGTCGAGGACGACGCCCGCGTCACCTACGACGCGATGGTTCGGGCGGGCTGCCGGATCGGGGAGAACAGCGTCGTCGGCGCGCGCTCCGTGGTCCAGGGCGACGTGCCGGACCACCACGTCGTCGTCGGCTCGCCCGCCCGCAGCGTCCGCGTGAAGCCGGGGTGGGAGTCCGCCGCCGAGGAGTTAGAGGACGGGCGACTTCCCGACAACCAAGACGAGCGCGAGATCGAGTACGAGCTGTCCGAGGACCTCGATCGGTTCGACGAGTTTCGGCGGGACCTCCGGCCTCCGGACGTCGAGAACCCCTCGCCGCCCCCCTCGGACCGGTGA
- the sdhC gene encoding succinate dehydrogenase, cytochrome b556 subunit yields the protein MSQSYNRGLIEDFARWREFEAGMWAWIFHKFTGWVLIGYLFTHIAVLSTGIPAAGATEAAIMAGEDVYTQTIVSLEGLLLVRILEVGLLAVAVFHMLNGTRLLLVDLGVGLDAQDKSFYASLVLTGAITVASVPTFIAGAF from the coding sequence ATGAGTCAGTCGTACAATCGGGGCCTCATCGAGGACTTCGCCCGCTGGCGGGAGTTCGAGGCGGGGATGTGGGCGTGGATCTTCCACAAGTTCACGGGATGGGTGCTCATCGGGTACCTGTTCACGCATATCGCTGTGTTGAGCACGGGGATTCCCGCCGCCGGCGCGACCGAGGCGGCGATCATGGCGGGCGAAGACGTGTACACGCAGACCATCGTTTCGCTGGAGGGACTACTGCTCGTGCGCATCCTCGAAGTCGGTCTGTTGGCCGTCGCCGTCTTCCACATGCTCAACGGAACCCGGCTCCTCCTCGTCGACCTCGGGGTCGGGCTGGACGCACAGGACAAGAGCTTCTACGCGTCGCTGGTCCTGACCGGCGCGATCACCGTCGCGTCCGTGCCGACGTTCATCGCGGGGGCGTTCTGA
- a CDS encoding aldo/keto reductase, which produces MDLPPVGLGTMGIDDPDAVATALSLGYRHLDTARIYDNEAVVGEGLAAGLTDDDLDREDVTVATKLWIDDLAADSVGPAARESADRLGVDAVDLLYVHRPRGDYDPETALPALDRLVTEGLVRNVGVSNFDVPDLDRAIDALDRPPAAHQTELHPLFYRAELLDHAREHDYSVVAYSPLAGGRVREVDAVVEVAEARDATPESVAIAWATAKEPVVAVPKASTEAHLRANLIAADLELTDEEVAAIDAVEREEELFPE; this is translated from the coding sequence TCGCTCGGCTACCGCCACCTCGACACCGCGCGGATCTACGACAACGAGGCGGTCGTCGGCGAGGGACTCGCCGCGGGGCTGACCGACGATGACCTCGATCGCGAGGACGTCACGGTCGCGACGAAGCTCTGGATCGACGACCTCGCGGCCGACTCTGTCGGCCCGGCCGCCCGCGAGAGCGCGGACCGACTCGGCGTCGACGCCGTCGACCTGCTGTACGTCCACCGACCGCGCGGCGACTACGACCCCGAGACGGCGCTGCCCGCGCTCGACCGACTGGTGACGGAGGGGCTCGTCCGCAACGTCGGCGTCTCGAACTTCGACGTCCCGGATCTCGACCGCGCGATCGACGCCCTCGATCGACCGCCGGCGGCCCACCAGACCGAACTTCATCCGCTGTTCTACCGGGCGGAACTGCTCGATCACGCCCGCGAACACGACTACTCGGTGGTGGCGTACTCGCCGCTCGCCGGCGGGCGCGTCCGCGAGGTCGACGCGGTCGTCGAGGTCGCGGAGGCACGCGACGCGACGCCCGAATCGGTCGCGATCGCGTGGGCGACCGCGAAAGAGCCGGTGGTCGCGGTCCCGAAGGCGTCGACCGAGGCGCACCTCCGCGCGAACCTTATCGCGGCCGACCTCGAACTGACCGACGAGGAGGTCGCCGCGATCGATGCCGTCGAGCGCGAGGAGGAGCTGTTCCCGGAGTAA
- a CDS encoding succinate dehydrogenase/fumarate reductase iron-sulfur subunit has protein sequence MSTQIPKQTEESTETETEAAEPASKGDERRAEKRRRAAERREQRQAEEAEKAAADESTVELKVFRYDPQVEGKQEPRFDTFHVPFTKGMTVLDALMYARDTYDSSLTFRHSCRQAVCGSDAMFVNGGQKLACKTQISELEQPVRVEPLPHAEVRKDLVVDMEHFYDQMESVEPYFQTNEYPDGELEEQRQDRENREKIKMSTRCIWCGACMSSCNVAAGDNEYLGPAAINKAYRFAMDEREGEEIKQKRLEIIEQEHGVWRCQTQFSCTEVCPKDIPLTEHIQELKREAVKNNLKFW, from the coding sequence ATGAGCACGCAAATTCCGAAGCAGACCGAGGAATCGACCGAGACCGAGACCGAGGCGGCCGAACCCGCCTCCAAGGGCGACGAGCGCCGCGCCGAGAAGCGACGCCGCGCGGCGGAGCGCCGCGAGCAGCGACAGGCGGAGGAGGCCGAGAAAGCCGCCGCCGACGAGAGCACGGTCGAGCTGAAGGTGTTCCGCTACGACCCGCAGGTCGAGGGGAAACAGGAGCCGCGGTTCGACACCTTCCACGTCCCGTTCACGAAGGGGATGACGGTCCTCGACGCGCTGATGTACGCGCGCGACACTTACGACTCCTCGCTCACGTTCCGGCACTCCTGTCGGCAGGCGGTGTGCGGGTCCGACGCGATGTTCGTCAACGGCGGACAGAAGTTAGCGTGTAAGACCCAGATCTCGGAGCTCGAACAGCCCGTCCGCGTTGAGCCGCTCCCGCACGCCGAGGTCCGGAAGGACCTGGTCGTCGACATGGAGCACTTCTACGACCAGATGGAGTCCGTCGAGCCGTACTTCCAGACGAACGAGTACCCGGACGGCGAGCTCGAAGAGCAGCGACAGGACCGGGAGAACCGCGAGAAGATCAAGATGTCCACGCGCTGTATCTGGTGTGGCGCGTGTATGTCCTCGTGTAACGTCGCCGCGGGCGACAACGAGTACCTCGGGCCGGCCGCGATCAACAAGGCGTACCGGTTCGCGATGGACGAGCGCGAGGGCGAGGAGATCAAACAGAAGCGGCTGGAGATCATCGAGCAGGAACACGGCGTCTGGCGGTGTCAGACGCAGTTCTCCTGTACGGAGGTGTGCCCGAAAGACATCCCCCTCACCGAGCACATTCAGGAGCTGAAACGCGAGGCGGTCAAAAACAATCTGAAGTTCTGGTAA
- a CDS encoding cold-shock protein → MAKGEVDFFNDTGGYGFISTDDADEDVFFHMEDIGGPDLEEGQEVEFDIEEADKGPRASNVTRL, encoded by the coding sequence ATGGCGAAAGGCGAAGTTGACTTCTTCAACGACACTGGCGGCTACGGTTTCATTTCGACTGACGACGCGGACGAGGACGTGTTCTTCCACATGGAGGACATCGGCGGCCCGGACCTCGAAGAGGGTCAGGAAGTCGAGTTCGACATCGAGGAGGCGGACAAGGGTCCGCGCGCGTCGAACGTCACCCGCCTGTAA
- a CDS encoding TetR/AcrR family transcriptional regulator, whose amino-acid sequence MSDSPSAAEEILDGVYSALRAHGYADLTMQDIADECSKSKSLLHYHYDTKEDLLVAFLEHIVSDSEERIAARADDPPVERLVQFIGWFVFAPDETDREAFHIALLELRTQGPFNERIREQLARSDRLLRGTVADILADGIEAGVFRDVDIAETAAMIVATLDGARTRQITLAAAVRDEEADGYTRTVAEATLRRIVEPLLAEGTELPPLDAAIEALRRDPDADEAAGDPE is encoded by the coding sequence ATGAGCGACTCTCCGAGCGCGGCGGAGGAGATACTGGACGGGGTGTACAGCGCCCTCCGCGCCCACGGCTACGCCGACCTGACGATGCAGGACATCGCGGACGAGTGTTCGAAGAGCAAGTCGCTGCTCCACTACCACTACGACACGAAGGAAGACCTGCTCGTCGCCTTCCTGGAGCACATCGTCTCCGACTCCGAAGAGCGGATCGCGGCCCGCGCCGACGACCCGCCCGTCGAACGGTTGGTCCAGTTCATCGGGTGGTTCGTCTTCGCCCCCGACGAGACCGACCGGGAGGCGTTCCACATCGCGCTGTTGGAGCTGCGGACGCAGGGACCGTTCAACGAGCGGATCCGCGAGCAGCTGGCGCGCAGCGACCGGCTGCTTCGGGGGACCGTCGCCGACATCCTCGCGGACGGTATCGAGGCCGGCGTCTTCCGTGACGTCGACATCGCGGAGACGGCGGCGATGATCGTGGCGACCCTCGACGGCGCGCGGACCCGACAGATAACCCTTGCCGCCGCCGTCCGCGACGAGGAGGCCGACGGCTACACCCGCACCGTGGCGGAGGCGACGCTCCGGCGGATCGTCGAGCCGCTGCTGGCGGAGGGGACGGAGCTGCCGCCGCTCGACGCCGCGATCGAGGCGCTCCGCCGGGACCCGGACGCGGACGAGGCCGCTGGCGACCCCGAATGA
- a CDS encoding ubiquitin-like small modifier protein 1: protein MEWKLFADLAEIAGDRAVPVDAEPGDTVGDALDALLDAHPDLRDRVIEDGTVADHINVLRNGRSVRHDEGLDATLESGDELALFPPVSGGSVGR from the coding sequence ATGGAGTGGAAGCTGTTCGCCGACCTCGCGGAGATCGCGGGTGACCGCGCCGTGCCCGTCGACGCGGAGCCGGGCGACACGGTCGGTGACGCCCTCGACGCGCTGTTGGACGCACACCCGGACCTCCGGGACCGCGTCATCGAGGACGGGACCGTCGCGGACCACATCAACGTCCTCCGGAACGGGCGCAGCGTCCGCCACGACGAAGGGCTCGACGCGACGTTGGAGAGCGGCGACGAACTGGCGCTCTTCCCGCCTGTGAGCGGCGGGAGCGTCGGCCGATAG
- a CDS encoding helix-turn-helix domain-containing protein, with protein sequence MFETETASAGTRALPPELQSPRAKLVYLYLTTNGDATVSEMGESLGMKKLSLYSILKTLRSEGLVDCDGDCYVPN encoded by the coding sequence ATGTTTGAGACGGAAACCGCGTCGGCGGGGACCCGCGCTCTCCCCCCAGAGCTTCAGTCCCCTCGCGCCAAGCTGGTGTACCTCTACCTGACCACGAACGGCGACGCCACGGTCTCGGAGATGGGCGAGTCGCTCGGGATGAAGAAGCTCTCCCTGTACAGCATCCTGAAGACCCTCCGCAGCGAGGGGCTGGTCGACTGCGACGGCGACTGTTACGTCCCGAACTGA
- a CDS encoding NAD-binding protein: MELTRDWVTVRASIALTFAVAALSILAGLAQIGGLGVSGPLAPYVPDVVLRTVGFTGTITGFTMLASGFALRNGYRVGWYSTAVLLPLTAVQGLMQASVLSFPLVALSLLSLLPLLSMAALAYNRGRFDRQFRPSPTQLAAGAALVTAISYGTVGSYALRDQFNGIETIVDAFYFTVVTASTVGYGDVIPATGPESDIAQLFVLSSLVMNVAAFAVALGVLLTPAIEAQLSKALGKMTEKQIDLLDDHVLVLGYGDLTEPILEELDGRGGATYAVITTDEAASRRLDERSVPTLTADPSDVEPLERAHIADASAVVVATENDAQDAMAILTARQLNPGVRIVAAATQRENVDKLRRAGADQVISPSTLGGHILIDCAFGSNSDEATTDLLGGALDGDPDRDALNRDDTD, translated from the coding sequence ATGGAGCTGACCCGGGACTGGGTGACCGTGCGGGCGTCCATCGCCCTGACGTTCGCGGTCGCGGCGCTGTCGATCCTCGCGGGGCTCGCCCAGATCGGCGGGCTCGGCGTCTCCGGGCCGCTCGCGCCGTACGTCCCCGACGTCGTCCTGCGGACGGTCGGGTTCACTGGGACTATCACCGGGTTCACGATGCTCGCGAGCGGCTTCGCGCTGCGGAACGGCTATCGGGTCGGCTGGTACTCGACCGCCGTGCTGCTCCCGCTGACCGCGGTCCAAGGGCTGATGCAGGCGTCGGTGCTTTCCTTCCCGCTGGTGGCGCTGTCGCTGCTGTCGCTGCTGCCGCTGCTGTCGATGGCGGCGCTCGCCTACAACCGCGGTCGGTTCGACCGCCAGTTCCGCCCGTCACCCACGCAGCTCGCCGCCGGGGCGGCGCTGGTGACGGCCATCTCCTACGGGACGGTCGGCTCGTACGCGCTCCGGGACCAGTTCAACGGTATCGAGACAATCGTCGACGCGTTCTACTTCACCGTCGTCACCGCCTCGACGGTGGGGTACGGCGACGTCATTCCCGCGACCGGCCCGGAGTCCGACATCGCGCAGCTGTTCGTGCTCTCGTCGCTCGTGATGAACGTCGCCGCGTTCGCGGTGGCGCTCGGGGTCCTGCTGACACCCGCCATCGAGGCGCAGCTCTCCAAGGCGCTCGGAAAGATGACTGAAAAACAGATAGACCTCCTCGACGACCACGTCCTCGTCTTAGGCTACGGGGACCTGACGGAACCGATACTCGAAGAACTCGACGGACGAGGCGGAGCCACCTACGCCGTGATCACGACCGACGAGGCCGCATCCAGGCGACTGGACGAGCGGTCCGTTCCCACGCTCACCGCGGACCCCAGCGACGTCGAACCGCTCGAACGGGCCCACATCGCGGACGCCAGTGCGGTCGTCGTCGCCACCGAGAACGACGCGCAGGACGCGATGGCGATACTGACCGCGCGTCAGCTCAACCCCGGCGTGCGAATCGTCGCCGCCGCGACGCAACGGGAGAACGTCGACAAGCTCCGCCGGGCCGGCGCGGACCAAGTTATTTCGCCGTCGACGCTCGGCGGTCACATCCTCATCGACTGCGCGTTCGGATCGAACAGCGACGAGGCGACGACCGACCTCTTGGGCGGCGCGCTCGACGGAGACCCGGACCGGGACGCACTGAACCGAGACGATACCGACTAA
- a CDS encoding deoxyhypusine synthase: MTDSDDGESESVEGGDREARDAGDREEFHADPVGHTRALGGMTVGELVDGYGEAGIGAAVVNEAGDVLAEMFANEDCTVFLSLAGAMVPAGMRRIVADLIRDGYVDALVTTGANLTHDTIEAIGGKHHHGRTHDPEKSLREHDEGLRDEGVDRIYNVYLPQEHFAEFEGHLREEVFPALEADPDAEGDGDGGHENVSNGTVSIADLTCELGRANADVNEREGVDEGPGVAAAAYECDVPVYCPAVQDSVLGLQAWMYAQTADFTLDALADMTDLTDLAFEADDAGCLLVGGGVPKNFTLQTMLVTPRAYDYAVQITMDPEATGGLSGATLEEARSWGKLEKDARNASVYGDATVMLPMLIAAARGRVE; this comes from the coding sequence ATGACCGATAGCGACGACGGGGAGTCGGAGAGTGTCGAGGGCGGTGACCGCGAGGCTCGCGACGCCGGAGACCGCGAGGAGTTCCACGCGGACCCGGTCGGCCACACGCGGGCGCTCGGCGGCATGACCGTCGGGGAACTCGTCGACGGCTACGGAGAGGCTGGCATCGGCGCCGCCGTGGTCAACGAGGCCGGCGACGTGCTCGCGGAGATGTTCGCGAACGAGGACTGCACCGTCTTCCTCTCGCTGGCGGGTGCGATGGTGCCGGCCGGGATGCGCCGGATCGTGGCCGACCTCATCCGCGACGGGTACGTCGACGCCCTCGTGACCACCGGGGCGAACCTCACCCACGACACGATCGAGGCGATCGGCGGGAAACACCACCACGGGCGGACCCACGACCCCGAGAAGAGCCTCCGCGAACACGACGAGGGACTCCGCGACGAGGGGGTCGACCGCATCTACAACGTCTACCTGCCCCAGGAACACTTCGCGGAGTTCGAGGGGCACCTCCGCGAGGAGGTGTTCCCGGCGCTGGAGGCCGACCCCGACGCTGAAGGCGACGGGGACGGCGGGCACGAGAACGTGAGCAACGGTACCGTCTCCATCGCGGACCTCACGTGCGAGCTCGGTCGCGCCAACGCCGACGTGAACGAGCGCGAGGGCGTCGACGAGGGACCGGGCGTCGCCGCGGCCGCCTACGAGTGCGACGTGCCGGTCTACTGCCCCGCGGTCCAAGACTCCGTGCTCGGGCTACAGGCGTGGATGTACGCCCAGACCGCTGATTTCACGCTCGACGCCTTAGCGGACATGACCGACCTGACCGACCTCGCGTTCGAGGCCGACGACGCCGGCTGCCTGCTCGTCGGCGGCGGCGTCCCGAAGAACTTCACGCTCCAGACGATGCTCGTCACGCCCCGAGCCTACGACTACGCCGTCCAGATCACGATGGACCCGGAGGCGACCGGCGGGCTCTCCGGCGCGACCCTCGAAGAGGCTCGGTCGTGGGGGAAACTGGAGAAGGACGCGCGCAACGCCTCCGTCTACGGCGACGCGACCGTGATGCTCCCGATGCTGATCGCCGCCGCTCGCGGGCGGGTGGAGTAG